Proteins encoded by one window of Glycine soja cultivar W05 chromosome 15, ASM419377v2, whole genome shotgun sequence:
- the LOC114387782 gene encoding E3 ubiquitin-protein ligase DA2L-like yields MGNKLGRRRQVVDEKYTRPQGLYNHKDVDHKKLRKLILESKLAPCYPGDEETTYDREECPICFLYYPSLNRSRCCTKSICTECFLQMKVPNSTRPTQCPFCKMANYAVEYRGVKSKEEKGLEQIEEQRVIEAKIRMRQQELQDEDERMHKRLEMSSSNVNVAVADVEYSSNAVSASSVSVVENDEIVSSQDSCATSVVRPNATTRTNRDDEFDVDLEDIMVMEAIWLSIQENGRQRNLSFSDATSGHYVADGRYVSSASSITGPPTGSSSSPSGGLACAIAALAERQQMAGESSMSITDENMPSFNTLPGSRRFYNRLGRDMAYYPPAENLNEEPLDEAVAMTRSHGEWDTDHGTPLTETATSYTNSVTAEDRGELSSLLRSDDIDGSLQSAPEPIVPESFEEQMMLAMAVSLAEARAMSSGQSASWQ; encoded by the exons ATGGGTAATAAACTTGGGAGGAGGAGACAAGTGGTAGATGAGAAATATACGAGGCCGCAAGGGTTGTATAATCACAAAGATGTGGATCACAAGAAGCTGAGGAAGCTAATACTAGAATCAAAGTTAGCACCTTGCTATCCCGGAGATGAAGAAACCACCTACGATCGTGAAGAGTGCCCGATTTGCTTTCTG TATTATCCAAGTCTAAACCGATCAAGATGTTGCACAAAGAGCATTTGTACAG agtgctttttgcagatgaaaGTTCCAAATTCAACTCGGCCTACACA ATGTCCCTTCTGCAAAATGGCAAATTATGCGGTGGAGTATCGTGGTGTGAAATCTAAAGAAGAGAAGGGATTGGAACAGATT GAAGAGCAACGTGTTATAGAGGCAAAAATTAGGATGCGGCAGCAGGAACTTCaggatgaagatgaaagaatGCACAAAAGACTAGAAATGAGCTCCTCGAATGTGAATGTGGCAGTTGCAGATGTTGAATACAGTTCAAATGCAG TGTCTGCATCTTCAGTTTCTGTTgttgaaaatgatgaaattgtTTCTTCTCAAGACTCATGTGCCACATCAGTGGTTAGACCAAATGCAACCACTAGGACCAATAG AGATGATGAATTTGATGTTGACCTTGAGGACATTATGGTCATGGAAGCAATTTGGCTTTCCATTCAG GAGAATGGCAGGCAgagaaatttatctttttccgaTGCTACTTCTGGACACTATGTAGCTGATGGTCGCTATGTTTCATCTGCCTCATCCATCACGGGTCCACCAACGGGATCATCCTCGTCTCCATCTGGGGGTCTCGCTTGTGCCATTGCAGCTCTTGCTGAGCGCCAGCAAATGGCTGGAGAATCATCTATGAGCATCACTGATGAAAATATGCCATCATTCAACACACTACCTGGTTCCAGAAGGTTTTATAACAGACTTGGTAGGGATATGGCTTATTATCCGCCTGCTGAAAACCTCAACGAGGAGCCACTGGATGAAGCTGTGGCGATGACTAGGAGTCATGGTGAATGGGACACGGACCATGGGACACCGTTGACTGAAACAGCAACTAGCTATACAAACTCTGTCACAGCAGAAGATCGTGGTGAACTATCTTCATTGCTACGGTCTGATGACATTGATGGAAGCCTACAAAGTGCCCCAGAACCCATTGTTCCTGAGAGTTTTGAGGAGCAAATGATGCTCGCTATGGCTGTCTCTTT